One region of Trichoderma breve strain T069 chromosome 7 map unlocalized scaffold00007, whole genome shotgun sequence genomic DNA includes:
- a CDS encoding prp18 domain-containing protein yields the protein MDFAALMNKELSKSKKSSSNDDKKYMKRSEVEAERKAAYIAEQKALEAERASKAEAKRKREEEVAAENALREDKRRKLAEESKKRQEEKEWEEEQARRKRLGLPELVKGEENGDKSDGDAADDIPDDELIQKLRELGQPAILFGESHAARLRRHKKLTTVLTTGPIPTTLKLVEEKDMKVDGAVPKDKEGRLWLFRQLASYFTMVLTEYEKAMEEEKRETSASKMAYSAMVQTRENMKPLFRKFESGDLDDSLLQPIIEIVQALQERRYVDANDGYLRLSIGKAAWPIGVTMVGIHERSAREKLHDGEKGHVMGDEATRKYLQSIKRCLTFAQVRWPPQDLRQLMG from the exons ATGGACTTCGCGGCCCTCATGAACAAGGAGctctccaaatccaaaaaaTCATCCAGCAACGATGACAAGAAATACATGAAGCGCTCCGAAGTCGAGGCCGAACGCAAAGCCGCCTACATAGCCGAACAAAAAGCCCTCGAAGCCGAACGCGCATCCAAAGCCGAAGCGAAGCGTAAGcgcgaagaagaagtcgcCGCAGAAAACGCCCTACGCGAAGACAAGCGGCGCAAACTCGCAGAAGAGTCAAAAAAGaggcaagaagagaaggaatgggaggaagagcaggcgaggaggaagcgaCTTGGCCTACCGGAACTCGTCAAGGGCGAAGAGAACGGCGACAAGAgtgatggcgatgcggcGGACGACATTCCGGATGACGAGCTGATACAGAAGTTGAGAGAACTGGGCCAGCCGGCGATATTATTCGGCGAATCACATGCGGCGCGACTGAGACGGCACAAGAAGCTCACTACGGTGCTGACAACGGGGCCTATACCTACGACATTGAAGCTGGTAGAAGAGAAGGACATGAAGGTCGACGGCGCGGTACCAAAGGACAAAGAGGGCCGCTTGTGGCTATTCCGACAGTTGGCGAGTTACTTTACCATGGTGCTCACGGAGTACGAAAAGGCaatggaggaagagaagcggGAAACGAGCGCCAGCAAAATGGCCTACAGCGCCATGGTTCAAACCCGCGAAAACATGAAGCCC CTCTTCCGCAAGTTCGAATCCGGCGACCTCGACGactccctcctccagcccATCATCGAAATCGTCCAGGCCCTCCAGGAGCGCCGCTACGTCGACGCAAACGACGGCTACCTACGCCTCAGCATCGGCAAGGCCGCCTGGCCCATCGGCGTCACCATGGTCGGTATCCACGAGCGTAGCGCCCGCGAGAAGCTGCACGACGGCGAAAAGGGCCATGTCATGGGTGATGAGGCCACGCGCAAGTACCTGCAGAGCATCAAGCGCTGCTTGACGTTTGCGCAGGTGCGGTGGCCGCCGCAGGACCTGAGGCAATTGATGGGATGA
- a CDS encoding sin3 associated polypeptide p18 (SAP18) domain-containing protein: MVDARASEDEDTSPFLVRLFHRTGSFYRPEEFASASLPPHVSIYTWSTCTLYELALELAAAKPSALPSPAIGTRLSFQLVCPDLRGTSTINAGQPKFAVKELGSIVIGEGYPGAENLDDADPDVMKDDSEKDKTLADWRFVVVATTVARVGRRAGEITDFRLVIGGEESSYRMGHLGGHEAEDAGIRLQGGLASEA, translated from the exons ATGGTAGATGCACGGGcgagtgaggatgaggatacGTCTCCGTTCTTAGTTCGTCTATTTCACCGAACTGGCAGCTTTTACAG ACCAGAGGAGtttgcatcagcatctctACCGCCACATGTTTCCATCTACACCTGGTCAACATGTACACTCTATGAGCTAGCCCTAGAGCTAGCAGCGGCGAAACCAAGCGCATTGCCTTCTCCTGCTATTGGCACGAGACTCTCTTTCCAGCTTGTCTGCCCAGATCTACGCGGCACTAGTACTATTAATGCTGGTCAGCCCAAGTTTGCCGTTAAGGAGCTGGGAAGCATCGTCATTGGCGAGGGCTATCCCGGCGCGGAGAACCTAGATGATGCCGATCCGGATGTCATGAAGGATGACAGTGAGAAGGATAAAACACTGGCCGACTGGAGATTTGTGGTTG TCGCAACCACGGTCGCCAGAGTAGGGCGCCGAGCTGGAGAGATAACAGATTTCCGTCTGGTgattggaggagaggagagcaGTTACCGGATGGGCCACCTGGGGGGTCACGAGGCAGAGGACGCTGGTATTAGGTTGCAGGGAGGGCTTGCTTCAGAGGCATAA
- a CDS encoding 26S proteasome subunit RPN7 domain-containing protein produces MAAPASTQPGSEAQAYAKTPDVIVSELPKLDIDLYIQNYVGRTRYERLILIGRCCVPLRVEALKAAVAEAKSGSDVTRYKDAWQLLRSVAPDEPEAKRDDEWIESTELANRTETTRLETELKGYRNNLIKESIRMGNEDLGKHFESIGKLTEATDAYNKMRHDVSTTKHIFDCGMHLASVAFQRHDWATVLSNVGKIANIQTGDDEQAQQAYTKVASGVALMGLGNYYDAANTLLHTNPNVSPTEYNTVASPNDVAIYGGLLALATMDRKALQARILDNQSFRMFLEHEPHIRKAISLFVNGRYSNCLTILESVKADYLLDIYLQPHIPTIYSRIREKCIVQYFIPFSCVTLDSLDAAFGTPNQSVELELIRMIRDGSLRARIDAKSKLLVAVSPDPRLVVQTNALAVAKKYEQEAKERLRRVNLIVAGLEVSSAKKQPGGGVGGGVGGPEVEEAWYEDITQLPSQGAERVQES; encoded by the exons ATGGCTGCTCCCGCTTCCACGCAGCCGGGCTCGGAAGCTCAGGCATACGCAAAAACTCCAGATGTCATCGTCTCCG AGCTGCCCAAGCTTGATATCGATCTCTATATTCAGAATTATGTCG GCAGAACACGGTACGAACGCTTGATCCTCATCGGCCGATGCTGCGTGCCCCTACGTGTTGAAGctctcaaggctgccgtCGCCGAGGCAAAGAGTGGCTCAGATGTCACTCGGTATAAAGATGCCTGGCAGCTGCTCCGTTCCGTCGCTCCGGATGAGCCTGAGGCAAAGAGGGACGACGAATGGATCGAGAGCACCGAGCTAGCCAACAGAACCGAAACGACTCGCCTAGAGACAGAACTTAAGGGGTATAGAAACAATCTCATTAAGGAGAGCATTCGG ATGGGCAATGAGGATCTTGGCAAGCATTTCGAGAGCATAGGCAAGCTCACCGAGGCCACAGACGCATATAACAAGATGCGCCACGACGTGAGCACGACCAAACACATCTTCGACTGCGGCATGCACTTGGCTAGCGTCGCTTTCCAGCGCCATGACTGGGCCACCGTGTTGAGTAATGTTGGCAAGATTGCCAACATTCAAactggagatgatgagcagGCGCAGCAGGCCTACACCAAAGTGGCATCCGGAGTTGCTCTGATGGGACTTGGTAACTATTATGATGCGGCTAATACTCTTCTTCACACCAATCCCAATGTATCCCCAACAGAGTACAACACAGTTGCCAGTCCCAACGATGTTGCCATCTACGGCGGCCTTTTGGCCCTGGCAACCATGGACAGAAAGGCTCTACAAGCTCGCATACTGGATAACCAATCATTCAGGATGTTTCTGGAGCATGAGCCGCACATTCGAAAGGCGATTAGTTTGTTTGTTAACGGCCGCTACTCTAACTGCCTAACCATCTTAGAGTCTGTGAAGGCCGACTATCTCCTAGACATCTACCTGCAGCCACATATTCCCACCATCTACTCCCGAATTCGCGAAAAGTGCATCGTTCAATACTTTATTCCCTTTTCATGCGTCACACTAGACAGCTTGGACGCTGCGTTTGGTACACCTAACCAGTCCGtggagctggagctcatcAGGATGATTCGTGATGGCTCGCTGAGGGCTCGAATAGATGCTAAGAGCAAG CTTCTCGTAGCCGTTTCTCCCGACCCACGACTAGTCGTGCAGACAAATGCACTTGCTGTGGCGAAGAAATACGAgcaagaggccaaggagcgGTTACGGCGCGTGAATCTGATTGTTGCAGGTCTCGAGGTCAGCAGCGCCAAAAAGCAGCCGGGAGGCGGCGTTGGAGGCGGCGTTGGAGGGCCCGAGGTCGAAGAGGCTTGGTACGAAGATATTACTCAGTTGCCCAGCCAAGGCGCTGAGCGGGTTCAGGAGTCTTAG
- a CDS encoding acyl transferase domain-containing protein, which translates to MKCKPFFIHAELTEESLSSEATSIVLFFISQFGGLIVRAEQDPSLLSTSHTSSVYIIGLSFGLLPATAAATARDVGELLAIGKSLVAVTFRLGLQQTRKALEIESTPGSWATEVTNIAPGEVEAILSAFNNDMAVPKHRRMYIRTITNRGVVISGPPSVFSELYSYSPILASISKTQLPLKGLAHAPHIPPLDIDGILGTSPVFQFPVREKVHVLSTSSSRPFEGQDLGSILAEALVDITQRMQNLTGVSNYCVSEFQSDKTVELVTIGPQSQAAIQSNMERLRDGSDLVAVVGMSSRLPGSEDIDSFWENLQAGRQFESEIPASRFDLETHYDATGARKNTTTSCYGCFLNNPGFFDNRLFSISPREAQQMDPAHRILLMCGGSILTAPDLFAGLSRAGFLSKTPGGCKTFREDADGYCRADGVGLVVLKRLEDAVSDNDNILAVLRRGTRNSSWNSISITHPSADAQLSVVREVLRNAGVEPKEIGFVEMHGIGTQAGDAIEMEAVSRVFGNDRTKENPLYVGSVKPSVGHGEAASGVTSLIKAIEMLRNNTIPPQPGFSGPRNKKFAYIDELNIRVPETNLLFQFSPFSRDGKRRILISNFDATGGNNAMLLEDAPVRPQKTGIDPRSHQVIAISAKTTYSLKKNMEKLLDYLERHQDIRLSDLAYTTTARRIHEDLRRSYAVENVDQLRQLLETDLRKDGDRNISPVKRSSIVFTFTGQGSQYGGMGKQLFATSPRFRRTVESLHEICKRHGFPSLIDLIASGEASIERYSSVQTQLAIIVLEIALADLWKSWDIEPDLVIGYSLGEYAALYVAGVLSIHDVLYLVGRRAMLTQEKCSSGTHAMLAIQASQQNVEEKIFSYPSCEISRKGAPKSTVISGSVDDIVSLQSQLKTEGYSCTLLDVPYSFHSSQVDPILDDFRNIAEKVNFGKPRIPVASTLVGAVVRDEGVFSPSYLANQARKPVDFIGALEACRNENLVDDDSVWIEIGPKPVLSSLVGNALNVPRRKLLHTTNNKEEDWKAISKSMASAYLEALPINWTNFHREYVQFLSLLELPSYAFDLKNYWITTKKASQVEVQTLAGTQSTPSVPGFPTTTLQRVQEESFDELKAVVTFESMMCEPTFLSVAQRHIINGVPLFPGSTFVDMAFSAAKYIYQRTESGNAVPAMSLANLTMMHPLIPDLDKKLDQVVITRAERKSGSLVVTISFGSRKGRITEDCASCQVHFGDEMDWKNDWACNEYFINAAKDNIVRCAKAGSGHCLHQKIVYKLFANLAHYDASFKAMEEVFVEEDFTSNAVAWVKLPPTDTHNFTFSPYWADSLIHVSGFLLNGKPDDDGDDVWIITKLGTFRMLSTLQSGTQYQSYAHIQKATDDGAAHCDVYVFAGDKIVGSSTGMIFQRVARRLLDVVLGKSSAPIRNTITSKPIHTAARAIQPGFEDFQTNVIAVILASTGVDPADVEPSTQIADLGLDSILSIEVIGEIKKKLGIDPADVEPFTRISDMGLDSILTIEVIGKLRNKTGVELPTSFFNQHPTVADVKKALGHAGQPNANEPSEISPLTSISNYFSNVILVQGSATSNKIPLFLIADGGGSATSYMSLSPLFPGNNPVYGSESPFLDNPEDYVYTIEEVSDLYAAAIRRIQPHGPYLLGGWSLGALVAFEVSKRFLSDGEVVQGLFVLDFKFPVSDENRIMPTMETVEMIGMANGVNVLGKGNWAPATYKAKLHSLQSLRATAKYKMQPMNPGSSPLNTYVAWAGLGLETLLGEIPAGIQEILKAHSDPNANFRADAMLLWLFGERQKHEGPDGWDEETRGPVYCSSLPCDHFTMVNKPFAEHTGKHLRELLTRCLAS; encoded by the exons ATGAAGTGCAAGCCCTTCT TTATCCATGCCGAACTTACCGAAGAAAGTCTCTCCAGTGAGGCAACCTCAATCGTTTTGTTCTTCATTTCGCAGTTTGGAGGCCTCATTGT GCGGGCTGAACAAGATCCATCGTTACTTTCAACAAGTCATACATCTTCCGTATACATCATTGGACTATCTTTTGGTCTCCTTCCTGCCACTGCAGCAGCTACAGCTAGAGATGTTGGCGAGCTTTTAGCCATAGGGAAATCACTAGTTGCTGTAACCTTTCGACTGGGCTTGCAACAAACGAGAAAGGCATTAGAAATTGAGAGTACACCAGGATCATGGGCCACGGAAGTTACCAATATTGCACCAGGGGAGGTAGAAGCTATTCTTAGCGCTTTCAACAATGACATG GCTGTCCCAAAACACCGGCGCATGTACATTAGGACAATAACTAATCGGGGAGTCGTAATCTCCGGCCCACCGTCGGTCTTCTCTGAACTGTATTCCTACTCACCGATATTGGCATCGATTTCTAAGACACAGTTACCACTGAAAGGCCTCGCTCATGCGCCTCACATCCCGCCACTCGATATTGATGGAATCCTTGGTACCTCACCAGTATTTCAGTTTCCTGTCCGAGAAAAAGTACATGTCTTATCGACTAGTTCTTCTCGGCCATTCGAGGGGCAAGATCTCGGTAGTATACTCGCTGAGGCGTTGGTTGATATCACTCAGCGGATGCAAAATCTGACTGGAGTATCTAATTACTGCGTCTCGGAGTTTCAAAGTGACAAGACTGTTGAACTCGTCACAATTGGTCCTCAAAGCCAAGCTG CTATTCAGTCAAACATGGAAAGACTTCGAGATGGATCTGATCTGGTGGCTGTCGTTGGCATGTCATCACGCCTACCAGGAAGCGAAGACATAGACAGTTTCTGGGAAAATCTTCAGGCGGGCCGTCAATTCGAATCGGAGATTCCAGCAAGTAGATTCGATCTTGAAACCCACTACGATGCAACAGGAGCTAGGAAAAACACAACGACCAGCTGCTATGGCTGCTTTCTGAACAACCCGGGATTTTTTGACAACCGACTGTTTAGCATTTCTCCCCGTGAAGCTCAGCAGATGGATCCGGCCCACCGTATCCTCCTCATGT GTGGTGGATCGATCCTTACAGCACCTGATCTGTTTGCAGGACTGAGTAGGGCCGGGTTCCTCTCCAAAACTCCTGGAGGATGCAAAACATTTAGAGAAGATGCCGACGGCTATTGTCGTGCCGATGGCGTGGGGTTGGTGGTTTTGAAGCGCCTTGAAGACGCTGTTTCGGACAACGACAATATCCTGGCGGTGCTAAGAAGAGGCACCAGAAATTCTTCCTGGAATTCGATTTCTATAACTCACCCAAGCGCTGATGCCCAACTCAGCGTGGTCCGGGAGGTGCTCCGGAATGCTGGCGTGGAGCCAAAAGAAATTGGCTTCGTCGAGATGCACGGCATAGGCACTCAAGCTGGCGATGCaattgagatggaggctgtCAGCAGAGTCTTTGGAAATGATCGCACAAAGGAAAATCCTCTATATGTCGGCTCTGTTAAGCCCAGCGTTGGGCATGGAGAGGCTGCCTCGGGAGTTACTTCGCTtatcaaggccattgagatgCTGCGCAACAACACAATTCCTCCTCAACCAGGTTTTTCGGGACCACGGAACAAAAAGTTTGCTTACATAGATGAGCTGAACATTCGTGTTCCCGAGACGAATTTGCTGTTTCAATTTAGTCCTTTTAGTCGCGATGGAAAGAGGCGAATCTTGATCAGCAATTTTGATGCTACTGGTGGCAACAATGCCATGCTCCTCGAAGATGCACCTGTTCGGCCACAGAAGACTGGCATAGATCCAAGAAGTCATCAAGTAATTGCCATATCCGCGAAAACTACGTATTCTCTTAAGAAGAATATGGAGAAGCTCCTGGACTACCTGGAGCGCCATCAAGATATCAGGCTCTCTGATCTTGCGTATACTACGACAGCCAGGCGTATCCACGAGGACTTGCGGAGGAGCTATGCGGTGGAAAATGTTGACCAGCTTCGCCAGTTGCTGGAAACAGATTTGCGAAAAGATGGTGACCGCAATATTTCGCCTGTCAAACGTTCCTCAATAGTCTTCACTTTTACAGGTCAAGGCTCACAATACGGGGGGATGGGGAAGCAGCTCTTTGCTACTTCTCCTAGATTTCGCCGAACTGTGGAATCATTACATGAGATATGTAAACGGCATGGATTCCCTTCATTGATTGACCTCATTGCCTCTGGAGAAGCTAGTATTGAGAGGTACAGCTCGGTTCAAACACAACTGGCCATCATTGTTCTGGAAATAGCATTAGCTGATCTATGGAAGTCATGGGATATTGAACCAGACCTCGTTATTGGCTACAGCCTGGGTGAATACGCAGCATTATATGTAGCTGGCGTGCTTTCTATTCACGATGTATTATATCTCGTGGGAAGGCGGGCAATGCTAACCCAAGAGAAGTGCTCTTCAGGTACTCACGCCATGTTAGCAATTCAAGCATCACAACAAAATGTCGAAGAGAAGATATTCTCATATCCCTCTTGCGAGATCTCCCGCAAAGGCGCGCCCAAATCGACCGTCATTAGTGGATCGGTTGATGATATCGTCAGTCTTCAGAGCCAGCTGAAGACAGAGGGCTACTCATGCACATTGCTTGATGTTCCTTACAGCTTTCATAGTTCTCAAGTGGATCCTATTCTGGATGACTTCAGAAACATTGCTGAGAAAGTCAATTTCGGCAAGCCGCGTATACCTGTGGCATCGACGTTGGTAGGCGCTGTCGTGAGGGATGAAGGCGTCTTTTCACCATCTTATCTGGCAAACCAAGCTCGCAAGCCGGTTGACTTTATAGGAGCACTAGAGGCTTGCCGGAATGAGAATTTagttgatgatgacagtGTATGGATCGAAATTGGACCTAAGCCGGTACTTAGCTCGCTTGTTGGTAATGCTCTCAACGTTCCGAGACGCAAGCTCCTACATACAACTAATAATAAAGAGGAGGATTGGAAGGCTATCTCGAAGTCGATGGCGTCTGCCTATCTAGAGGCCTTGCCTATCAACTGGACTAATTTCCACCGAGAATACGTCCAGTTCCTCAGTCTACTCGAGCTGCCGTCGTATGCTTTCGACTTGAAGAACTATTGGATTACCACAAAGAAGGCTTCGCAGGTTGAAGTTCAGACATTAGCCGGGACACAATCCACCCCATCTGTACCCGGGTTTCCCACTACAACTCTCCAACGCGTTCAAGAGGAGTCgtttgacgagctcaaggcagTGGTGACCTTCGAATCCATGATGTGCGAGCCGACGTTTTTATCTGTTGCGCAGAGACACATAATAAATGGGGTACCTCTCTTTCCTGGTAGTACATTTGTGGATATGGCGTTTTCGGCGGcaaaatatatatatcagAGGACAGAATCTGGGAACGCGGTTCCAGCAATGTCTCTCGCTAACCTGACCATGATGCATCCTCTGATACCTGATCTCGATAAGAAGCTGGACCAAGTCGTTATAACGAGAGCAGAGAGAAAGAGTGGAAGCTTAGTGGTCACAATCAGCTTTGGTTCTCGCAAAGGGAGGATCACAGAAGATTGTGCGAGCTGTCAAGTTCATTTTGGAGATGAAATGGACTGGAAGAATGACTGGGCTTGCAATGAATACTTTATCAACGCTGCTAAGGATAATATCGTTCGATGTGCGAAAGCTGGCTCTGGACATTGCCTCCACCAGAAAATAGTGTACAAACTCTTTGCCAACCTCGCGCATTATGATGCGTCATTTAAGGCTATGGAGGAGGTATttgtggaagaagatttcACCAGTAATGCCGTTGCATGGGTGAAGCTGCCTCCGACGGACACGCATAACTTCACGTTTAGCCCTTATTGGGCCGATTCTCTCATTCATGTTTCCGGGTTTTTGTTAAATGGAAAACcggatgacgatggagacgaCGTCTGGATTATTACCAAATTAGGAACCTTTCGTATGTTGAGCACCCTGCAGTCTGGGACGCAGTATCAGAGTTATGCGCATATACAAAAGGCGACTGATGATGGTGCTGCACATTGCGATGTCTACGTCTTTGCAGGGGACAAAATCGTCGGTTCTAGTACTGGAATGATATTCCAGAGAGTGGCTCGACGGCTTCTTGATGTTGTGCTCGGGAAAAGCTCAGCGCCGATCAGGAATACCATCACGTCCAAACCAATACATACCGCCGCCCGAGCCATCCAACCAGGATTTGAGGATTTCCAGACAA atgtcatCGCAGTTATCCTTGCCAGTACAGGGGTTGATCCAGCTGATGTTGAACCTTCGACTCAAATCGCTGATTTGGGCCTTGattcaatcttgtcaattGAAGTGATtggcgagatcaagaagaaacTCG GAATTGACCCTGCTGATGTTGAGCCATTCACGCGTATTAGCGATATGGGCCTTGACTCTATCTTGACCATTGAAGTCATTGGCAAACTCAGAAATAAAACGGGTGTAGAACTTCCGACCTCTTTCTTCAATCAACACCCAACAGTTGCAGATGTTAAGAAGGCACTTGGTCATGCCGGCCAACCGAACGCAAATGAACCCTCTGAGATTAGCCCCTTG ACGTCCATTTCTAACTACTTTAGCAATGTTATCTTGGTCCAAGGCAGCGCAACTTCAAACAAAATTCCGCTCTTCCTGATAGCCGATGGTGGTGGATCAGCGACGTCGTACATGAGCCTTTCGCCTTTATTCCCAGGCAATAATCCAGTATACGGGTCTGAATCACCGTTTCTTGACAATCCGGAAGACTATGTCTACACGATAGAAGAAGTCTCTGACCTTtatgctgctgccatccGCAGAATACAGCCACATGGACCTTATCTCTTAGGCGGGTGGTCTCTTGGAGCTCTTGTTGCCTTTGAGGTTAGCAAACGGTTCTTGAGCGATGGAGAGGTCGTCCAAggcctttttgttcttgACTTCAAGTTTCCTGTATCCGATGAGAATCGCATTATGCCAACGATGGAGACAGTGGAGATGATTGGTATGGCAAATGGTGTCAATGTTCTTGGTAAGGGCAATTGGGCACCTGCTACTTACAAGGCCAAATTACACTCTCTTCAATCGCTCAGAGCAACAGCCAAGTATAAAATGCAGCCGATGAATCCAGGAAGTTCACCGTTGAATACCTACGTAGCCTGGGCTGGCCTGGGTCTCGAGACGTTGCTTGGTGAAATACCGGCTGGCATTCAAGAGATCCTCAAGGCGCACTCGGATCCGAACGCAAACTTCCGAGCAGATGCTATGTTGTTATGGCTCTTTGGGGAGCGTCAGAAGCATGAAGGACCGGATGGATGGGACGAAGAGACTCGAGGCCCAGTTTACTGCTCGTCGTTGCCTTGCGACCACTTCACTATGGTTAACAAGCCTTTT GCCGAACATACCGGGAAGCACCTACGAGAGCTGCTTACTCGGTGTCTAGCTAGTTAG
- a CDS encoding phosphorylase superfamily domain-containing protein — MAQVIKPTSRDQFHIAIICALPREADAVMLLFDEFWDEDSDPFGRANGDTNTYNTGRIGKHNVVLAILPGMGTNNAASATASLRSSYSNLKLALLVGICGGVPRIADEDVFLGDVVVSKAIVQYDFGRQYPGGFEIKNTIEDSLGRANKDIRGLLAVFETEHMRDWLSTKSADYLKQLQEAAKRKRRRAKYQNPGAIQNKLFLRDYIHQHQLEQCETCNLGCDETQLVQRDVSFLDNGVFNIFIGRIGSGNTVMKSGKDRDRIAAQHNLIAFEMEGAGAWDEVPCLVVKGVCDYADSHKNKQWQDFAAATGACVMKAILARYVVAEGAQGSALTQTNGQSVQNNTRSISGNTFGNNVNISQGDMTWNMK, encoded by the exons ATGGCTCAGGTCATTAAACCTACAAGTCGAGACCAGTTTCACATAGCCATTATATGCGCTCTGCCACGTGAAGCCGATGCTGTCATGCTGCTATTTGATGAATTCTGGGACGAGGACAGCGATCCATTTGGACGAGCGAATGGCGACACAAATACTTACAACACTGGCCGCATCGGAAAACACAATGTTGTTCTCGCCATACTCCCAGGCATGGGCACCAACAACGCGGCCTCGGCTACAGCGAGTCTACGATCAAGCTACAGTAACCTCAAACTTGCATTACTCGTCGGGATTTGCGGGGGCGTACCCCGAATCGCAGACGAGGATGTTTTTCTTGGCGATGTTGTAGTAAGCAAGGCCATTGTCCAGTATGACTTTGGCCGACAGTACCCAGGAGGTTTTGAGATTAAGAATACCATTGAAGATAGTCTTGGTAGAGCAAACAAGGACATTCGAGGGTTGCTGGCAGTTTTTGAAACTGAGCATATGAGAGATTGGCTGTCAACCAAATCGGCGGACTATTTGAAGCAACTGCAAGAAGCcgcgaagaggaaaagacgacgagcgAAATACCAGAATCCTGGGGCCATTCAAAACAAACTCTTTTTACGGGATTATATCCATCAACACCAGTTGGAGCAGTGCGAAACATGCA ATTTGGGTTGCGACGAGACTCAGCTTGTCCAAAGAGATGTTTCTTTCCTAGACAATGGCGtctttaatattttcatTGGACGGATTGGCTCAGGCAATACGGTAATGAAGAGTGGTAAAGACCGAGACCGGATTGCCGCGCAGCATAACCTCATTGCGttcgagatggagggcgCAGGAGCTTGGGACGAGGTCCCTTGCTTGGTAGTCAAGGGTGTTTGCGACTATGCTGATAGCCACAAGAATAAACAATGGCAAGACTTTGCGGCTGCCACTGGGGCTTGCGTGATGAAGGCCATTTTGGCTCGCTATGTCGTGGCTGAGGGTGCTCAAGGTTCCGCCTTGACTCAGACAAATG GCCAAAGTGTGCAGAATAATACACGAAGTATTTCTGGAAATACATTTGGCAATAATGTAAACATTAGCCAGGGCGATATGACTTGGAACATGAAGTGA